A part of Miscanthus floridulus cultivar M001 chromosome 6, ASM1932011v1, whole genome shotgun sequence genomic DNA contains:
- the LOC136460916 gene encoding ABC transporter G family member STR2-like: MAHHHHHQHNGRNGGHRLETVINMAQQPEKPAGVGRFGFTGGLEFTSLTYTVVKKQRGAGGEWEKKDVDLLHEITGYAPKGCVTAVMGPSGAGKSTFLDALAGRIASLDGRVALDGVEMSPSLIKRSSAYVMQDDRLFPMLTVYETLMFAADFRLGSSVSASDKKLRVENLIEQLGLTSSRNTYIGDEGTRGVSGGERRRVSIGVDIIHGPALLFLDEPTSGLDSTSAHSVIEKVHDIACAGSTVVLTIHQPSSRILLLLDHLIILARGQLMYSGGPKEVTAHLGRMGRKVPKGENSIENLLDVIQEYEQSEFGVKALAEFCLTGLKPPKLTATYGPEGLSTVSSIVQTPISGPGGDDDFDRSLRSQHSKSPWSGVRLTPSRRPKHKGPGAPHDNHRYTPEIVMGTPTPMSSAYTVNEDDYLTPTHRAGPNATGVNALGHRGKFANSYVGEVWVLMRRNFTNIWRTPELFLSRLMVLTVMGFLMATMFTKPKDNTQGITNRLSFFIFTVCVFFFSSNDAVPAFIQERFIFIRETSHNAYRASAYVVAGIITYLPFLLLQSATYAAIVWFALKLHGQFLYFLVMLYAALLSTNSFVVFISSVVPNFILGYAAVIAFTALFFLFCGYFLDSDSIPVAWKWMNTISTMKYPYEGLLMNEFNGDHVFASEPAIGLILTGNDILKQLGISVEENRKWWMVLYLLGWAAFYRVLFYLVLRFASKNKRK; the protein is encoded by the exons ATGGCGCATCACCATCACCACCAGCACAATGGCCGGAACGGCGGCCACCGCCTGGAGACGGTGATCAACATGGCGCAGCAGCCGGAGAAGCCAGCGGGCGTGGGGCGGTTCGGCTTCACGGGCGGGCTGGAGTTCACCAGCCTCACGTACACGGTCGTCAAGAAGCAGCGCGGCGCCGGCGGGGAGTGGGAGAAGAAGGACGTCGACCTGCTGCATGAGATCACCGGGTACGCCCCCAAGGGGTGCGTCACGGCCGTCATGGGCCCCAGCGGCGCCGGCAAGTCCACGTTCCTTGACGCGCTCGCCGGGCGCATCGCCAGCCTCGACGGCCGCGTGGCGCTCGACGGcgtcgagatgagccccagcctCATCAAGCGCTCCTCGGCCTACGTCATGCAGGACGACCGCCTGTTCCCCATGCTCACCGTCTACGAGACGCTCATGTTCGCCGCCGACTTCCGCCTCGGCTCCTCCGTCTCCGCCTCCGACAAGAAGCTCCGCGTCGAGAACCTCATCGAGCAGCTCGGCCTCACG TCCTCCAGAAACACGTACATCGGAGATGAGGGCACGAGGGGGGTGTCCGGCGGCGAGCGCCGGCGAGTCTCGATCGGCGTGGACATCATCCACGGGCCGGCGCTCCTGTTCCTGGACGAGCCGACGTCGGGGCTGGACTCGACGAGCGCGCACAGCGTAATCGAGAAGGTGCACGACATCGCGTGCGCCGGGAGCACCGTGGTGCTCACCATCCACCAGCCGTCCTCGCGCATCCTGCTGCTGCTGGACCACCTCATCATCCTGGCGCGCGGGCAGCTCATGTACAGCGGCGGGCCCAAGGAGGTGACCGCGCACCTCGGCCGCATGGGTCGCAAGGTGCCCAAGGGGGAGAACTCCATCGAGAACCTCCTCGACGTCATCCAGGAGTACGAGCAGTCGGAGTTCGGCGTCAAGGCGCTGGCCGAGTTCTGCCTCACCGGCCTGAAGCCGCCCAAGCTCACCGCCACCTACGGGCCCGAGGGGCTGTCCACCGTGTCCAGCATCGTCCAGACGCCGATCTCGGGccccggcggcgacgacgacttcGATCGCAGCCTGAGGAGCCAGCACTCCAAGTCCCCGTGGAGCGGCGTGCGCCTCACGCCGTCCCGGCGCCCCAAGCACAAGGGGCCCGGGGCCCCCCACGACAACCACAGGTACACGCCGGAGATCGTGATGGGAACGCCGACGCCGATGAGCAGCGCGTACACGGTGAACGAGGACGACTACCTGACGCCGACGCACCGGGCGGGGCCGAACGCGACGGGCGTCAACGCGCTGGGCCACCGGGGCAAGTTCGCCAACTCGTACGTCGGGGAGGTGTGGGTGCTGATGCGGCGCAACTTCACCAACATCTGGCGCACGCCGGAGCTGTTCCTGTCGCGGCTGATGGTGCTCACTGTGATGGGGTTCCTGATGGCCACCATGTTCACCAAGCCCAAGGACAACACGCAGGGGATCACCAACCGCCTCAGCTTCTTCATCTTCACCGTCtgcgtcttcttcttctcctccaacGACGCCGTGCCGGCCTTCATCCAGGAGCGCTTCATCTTCATCAGGGAGACCTCGCACAACGCGTACCGCGCCTCCGCCTACGTCGTCGCCGGGATCATCACCTACCTCCCATTCCTCCTGCTCCAGTCGGCCACCTACGCCGCCATCGTCTGGTTCGCGCTCAAGCTCCACGGCCAGTTCCTCTACTTCCTCGTCATGCTCTACGCGGCCCTGCTGTCCACCAACTCCTTCGTCGTCTTCATCAGCTCCGTCGTGCCAAACTTCATCCTGGG GTACGCCGCGGTGATCGCGTTCACggcgctcttcttcctcttctgcgGCTACTTCCTGGACAGCGACAGCATCCCGGTGGCGTGGAAGTGGATGAACACCATCTCGACGATGAAGTACCCGTACGAGGGCCTGCTGATGAACGAGTTCAACGGGGACCATGTCTTCGCCTCGGAGCCCGCCATCGGGCTGATCCTGACGGGCAACGACATCCTCAAGCAGCTGGGCATCAGCGTGGAGGAGAACCGCAAGTGGTGGATGGTGCTCTACCTCCTCGGCTGGGCCGCCTTCTACCGCGTCCTCTTCTACCTCGTCCTCCGCTTCGCCTCTAAGAACAAGAGGAAGTAG
- the LOC136456434 gene encoding chloride channel protein CLC-e-like isoform X2 — MAPSAAPSSSSHLLLASPHSPPTLLRLCRAGGRSLGLSRRGGSARLRVVRRAVEEDESGAASGGQEEEAAPEESVAGRDLVTLTACLVGLLTGVSVVLFNLSVHEIRDIFWDSIPLRGASWLREEPIDEVWQRVIFVPVSGGVIVGGLNALRSYIKTNSNAPVSKIKSAFRPFLKAVAASFTLGTGNSLGPEGPSVEIGSAIAKGFGNVFEWEGGKRLSLVAAGSAAGISSGFNAAVAGCFFAVESVLWPSADSSSLANSTPMVILSSVIASVVSEIGLGSDPAFTVPEYDFRSPTATGMAYGKFMRFTFTGPEPLLHVPFLDVASPQAYGLVGMAATLAGVCKVPLTSVLLLFELTQDYRIVLPLLGAVGLSSWIASPQRFSKRSKLDSQEDKSSIPQQANNMLTENKQATSMDTDDSPLELCKIESSLCVYDANDDNMFKNLTVAEAMKTNYFSVSMTTPLIEALDLMLAEKQPFVMITENNTFVRGLLALKNIQDFCRAAKTTRAHAEVKELLISHVCQAGKCKSWSVTPQMPLTTAEKIMDSHGVDHLPVVSEDANPQDRGPLIGFVDRECIAIARRAMATKEIFSSMYEIKKEER; from the exons ATGGCGCCATCCgcagccccctcctcctcctcgcacctcctcctcgcctcgcccCACTCCCCGCCCACTCTCCTCAGGCTCTGCCGCGCGGGCGGCCGCTCCCTGGGGCTGTCACGGCGAGGCGGAAGCGCACGCCTTCGGGTCGTTCGACGAGCAGTGGAGGAGGACGAGAGCGGGGCCGCGAGCGGGGgtcaggaggaggaggcggccccGGAGGAGTCAGTGGCTGGTCGCGACCTCGTCACGCTCACCGCCTGCCTCGTGGGCCTCCTCACCGGCGTCTCCGTTGTGCTCTTCAACCTCTCG GTTCATGAAATACGTGACATATTTTGGGACAGTATTCCTTTGCGAGGCGCTTCATGGCTGAGGGAGGAGCCGATTGATGAAGTCTGGCAGAGAGTGATATTTGTTCCGGTCAGTGGAGGTGTTATAGTAGGTGGATTGAACGCACTAAGAAGTTATATCAAAACTAACTCAAATGCCCCTGTGTCCAAGATAAAGAGTGCATTTAGACCATTCTTGAAAGCTGTGGCAGCATCTTTCACACTTGGAACTGGCAATTCACTGGGTCCTGAGGGTCCCAGTGTGGAAATTGGTTCTGCAATAGCCAAAGGATTTGGTAATGTGTTTGAGTGGGAGGGTGGGAAAAGGCTGTCTCTTGTGGCAGCAGGATCAGCAGCTGGGATCTCATCTG GTTTTAATGCTGCTGTTGCTGGGTGTTTTTTTGCCGTGGAATCTGTTTTGTGgccttctgctgattcctcatccctTGCCAACTCGACACCTATGGTGATACTCAGTTCAGTGATAGCATCTGTTGTTTCAGAGATTGGTCTAGGTTCTGATCCTGCTTTCACTGTCCCAGAATATGATTTTCGCTCCCCAACAG CCACAGGGATGGCATATGGCAAATTCATGAGGTTTACATTTACTGGCCCTGAACCACTGCTGCATGTCCCATTCCTAGATGTGGCATCACCTCAAGCATATGGCCTG GTAGGTATGGCAGCTACCCTCGCTGGTGTATGCAAGGTGCCTCTGACATCTGTCCTGCTACTTTTTGAGCTTACACAAGACTATCGTATAGTTCTACCTTTGCTTGGGGCTGTCGGGTTATCATCCTGGATTGCTTCTCCTCAAAGGTTCTCTAAAAGAAGTAAGCTGGATTCTCAGGAGGATAAATCAAGTATTCCTCAGCAAGCAAACAACATGCTCACTGAAAACAAACAGGCCACTTCCATGGATACAGATGATTCGCCGCTAGAATTATGTAAAATTGAAAGCTCCCTTTGTGTCTATGATGCCAACGATGACAATATGTTCAAAAATCTTACTGTTGCAGAGGCCATGAAAACTAACTACTTCTCCGTCTCAATGACAACTCCATTAATTGAGGCACTAGATCTTATGCTCGCCGAGAAGCAGCCCTTTGTTATGATAACTGAGAATAACACATTTGTAAGAGGCTTGCTGGCACTAAAGAACATCCAAGATTTTTGCAGAGCTGCAAAAACTACCAGAGCACATGCTGAG GTAAAGGAACTCCTGATATCTCATGTTTGCCAAGCAGGCAAGTGTAAATCGTGGTCTGTGACGCCTCAGATGCCACTTACTACTGCAGAGAAGATTATGGACTCTCATGGTGTGGATCACCTTCCTGTAGTTTCTGAGGATGCTAATCCTCAGGACAGAGGACCTTTGATAGGTTTTGTAGACAGAGAATGCATTGCCATCGCTCGAAG GGCCATGGCAACAAAAGAAATTTTCAGTTCTATGTATGAGATAAAAAAGGAAGAGAGGTAG
- the LOC136456434 gene encoding chloride channel protein CLC-e-like isoform X1: protein MAPSAAPSSSSHLLLASPHSPPTLLRLCRAGGRSLGLSRRGGSARLRVVRRAVEEDESGAASGGQEEEAAPEESVAGRDLVTLTACLVGLLTGVSVVLFNLSVHEIRDIFWDSIPLRGASWLREEPIDEVWQRVIFVPVSGGVIVGGLNALRSYIKTNSNAPVSKIKSAFRPFLKAVAASFTLGTGNSLGPEGPSVEIGSAIAKGFGNVFEWEGGKRLSLVAAGSAAGISSGFNAAVAGCFFAVESVLWPSADSSSLANSTPMVILSSVIASVVSEIGLGSDPAFTVPEYDFRSPTELPLYVLLGVFCGLVSIALSRCTSLAMEAVESLQGATGLPKSASPALGGLIVGLLALLYPEVLYWGFENVDILLESRPFTGGLSTTILVQLIGVKILATSLCRAFGLVGGYYAPSLFIGAATGMAYGKFMRFTFTGPEPLLHVPFLDVASPQAYGLVGMAATLAGVCKVPLTSVLLLFELTQDYRIVLPLLGAVGLSSWIASPQRFSKRSKLDSQEDKSSIPQQANNMLTENKQATSMDTDDSPLELCKIESSLCVYDANDDNMFKNLTVAEAMKTNYFSVSMTTPLIEALDLMLAEKQPFVMITENNTFVRGLLALKNIQDFCRAAKTTRAHAEVKELLISHVCQAGKCKSWSVTPQMPLTTAEKIMDSHGVDHLPVVSEDANPQDRGPLIGFVDRECIAIARRAMATKEIFSSMYEIKKEER, encoded by the exons ATGGCGCCATCCgcagccccctcctcctcctcgcacctcctcctcgcctcgcccCACTCCCCGCCCACTCTCCTCAGGCTCTGCCGCGCGGGCGGCCGCTCCCTGGGGCTGTCACGGCGAGGCGGAAGCGCACGCCTTCGGGTCGTTCGACGAGCAGTGGAGGAGGACGAGAGCGGGGCCGCGAGCGGGGgtcaggaggaggaggcggccccGGAGGAGTCAGTGGCTGGTCGCGACCTCGTCACGCTCACCGCCTGCCTCGTGGGCCTCCTCACCGGCGTCTCCGTTGTGCTCTTCAACCTCTCG GTTCATGAAATACGTGACATATTTTGGGACAGTATTCCTTTGCGAGGCGCTTCATGGCTGAGGGAGGAGCCGATTGATGAAGTCTGGCAGAGAGTGATATTTGTTCCGGTCAGTGGAGGTGTTATAGTAGGTGGATTGAACGCACTAAGAAGTTATATCAAAACTAACTCAAATGCCCCTGTGTCCAAGATAAAGAGTGCATTTAGACCATTCTTGAAAGCTGTGGCAGCATCTTTCACACTTGGAACTGGCAATTCACTGGGTCCTGAGGGTCCCAGTGTGGAAATTGGTTCTGCAATAGCCAAAGGATTTGGTAATGTGTTTGAGTGGGAGGGTGGGAAAAGGCTGTCTCTTGTGGCAGCAGGATCAGCAGCTGGGATCTCATCTG GTTTTAATGCTGCTGTTGCTGGGTGTTTTTTTGCCGTGGAATCTGTTTTGTGgccttctgctgattcctcatccctTGCCAACTCGACACCTATGGTGATACTCAGTTCAGTGATAGCATCTGTTGTTTCAGAGATTGGTCTAGGTTCTGATCCTGCTTTCACTGTCCCAGAATATGATTTTCGCTCCCCAACAG AACTTCCTCTATACGTTTTGCTGGGTGTCTTCTGTGGGTTGGTGTCAATTGCATTATCAAGATGTACATCACTTGCTATGGAGGCAGTTGAAAGTTTACAAGGGGCAACAGGGTTACCGAAGTCTGCATCTCCGGCTTTAGGTGGCCTCATTGTTGGTCTCCTTGCACTTTTGTACCCTGAAGTATTGTACTGGGGCTTTGAAAATGTTGATATCTTGCTGGAATCACGACCATTTACAGGCGGCCTCTCAACAACCATATTAGTTCAGCTTATTGGagtgaaaatattagcaacatctTTGTGCAGGGCTTTTGGATTGGTTGGTGGTTACTATGCACCTTCTCTTTTTATTGGTGCAGCCACAGGGATGGCATATGGCAAATTCATGAGGTTTACATTTACTGGCCCTGAACCACTGCTGCATGTCCCATTCCTAGATGTGGCATCACCTCAAGCATATGGCCTG GTAGGTATGGCAGCTACCCTCGCTGGTGTATGCAAGGTGCCTCTGACATCTGTCCTGCTACTTTTTGAGCTTACACAAGACTATCGTATAGTTCTACCTTTGCTTGGGGCTGTCGGGTTATCATCCTGGATTGCTTCTCCTCAAAGGTTCTCTAAAAGAAGTAAGCTGGATTCTCAGGAGGATAAATCAAGTATTCCTCAGCAAGCAAACAACATGCTCACTGAAAACAAACAGGCCACTTCCATGGATACAGATGATTCGCCGCTAGAATTATGTAAAATTGAAAGCTCCCTTTGTGTCTATGATGCCAACGATGACAATATGTTCAAAAATCTTACTGTTGCAGAGGCCATGAAAACTAACTACTTCTCCGTCTCAATGACAACTCCATTAATTGAGGCACTAGATCTTATGCTCGCCGAGAAGCAGCCCTTTGTTATGATAACTGAGAATAACACATTTGTAAGAGGCTTGCTGGCACTAAAGAACATCCAAGATTTTTGCAGAGCTGCAAAAACTACCAGAGCACATGCTGAG GTAAAGGAACTCCTGATATCTCATGTTTGCCAAGCAGGCAAGTGTAAATCGTGGTCTGTGACGCCTCAGATGCCACTTACTACTGCAGAGAAGATTATGGACTCTCATGGTGTGGATCACCTTCCTGTAGTTTCTGAGGATGCTAATCCTCAGGACAGAGGACCTTTGATAGGTTTTGTAGACAGAGAATGCATTGCCATCGCTCGAAG GGCCATGGCAACAAAAGAAATTTTCAGTTCTATGTATGAGATAAAAAAGGAAGAGAGGTAG